In the Astatotilapia calliptera chromosome 5, fAstCal1.2, whole genome shotgun sequence genome, one interval contains:
- the mmel1 gene encoding membrane metallo-endopeptidase-like 1 isoform X1: MEAGEPAVRRNMGKSESQMDIMEKSSKPGKRRWTVAEIGLSVLLLLVSCALAGLVVLYTSAMKEQSSRPSASRSSTGEGQLLRSNPSNVCTTADCVTAAARLLQNMDESVKPCDNFYQYACGGWLERHVIPETSSRHSVFDILRDKLEIVLKGVLETVSEEDRDAIKKAKILYSSCMNESLIEQRDSQPLLKLIESIGDWPVASEDWNTTTEEAWSFEDTLATLTAHFHKKVVLDMYVWTDDRDSQRHIIYIDQPGLGMPSRDYYFNDGNYKKVREAYLHFMVSIAKITREDRNLTQDDDRVWEEMMQVLELETDIANATSPAEERQDVTILYNKMALGELQSTYTFNGFNWTRFIQGVLSSVSIDVQLDEEVVVYSAPYLEKMNDVLSRHSIRTMQNYLTWQLIIDRVNSLSRHFKDARARYRKTLYGTTVEDAWWRECVRYVQSSMENAVGALYVRETFAGESKRMVSDLISKIQAAYVETLEELSWMDTPSKEKAREKAMAIKEHIGYPDHILQESNQKLDQEYAHLNFSEEHYFENILENLKSEAHKSLKKLREPVDPDLWIIGAAVVNAFYSPNRNQIVFPAGILQPPFFSKHQHQALNFGGIGMVIGHEITHGFDDNGRNFDQDGNMLNWWSNYSAEHFKEQSQCMVQQYGNFNWKLAGGQNISGISTLGENIADNGGVRQAYQAYLKWVEMEGEEPRLPGLDMDHKQLFFLNFAQVWCGAYRPEYASQSIKTDSHSPLEYRVLGSLQNFEAFSEAFQCQKGSPMNPELKCRVW; the protein is encoded by the exons ATGGAAGCCGGAG AGCCGGCAGTTAGGAGGAATATGGGAAAATCCGAAAGCCAAATGGATATCATGGAGAAATCAAGTAAACCCGGAAAGCGTCGCTGGACTGTTGCGGAAATCGGTCTGTCTGTGCTGCTCCTGTTAGTCAGCTGTGCCTTGGCCGGGCTTGTAGTCCTCTACACATCAGCTATGAAAG AACAATCAAGCAGGCCGAGCGCGTCCAGGAGCTCAACAGGTGAGG GCCAGCTGTTACGCTCCAACCCCAGCAATGTGTGTACAACTGCAGACTGTGTTACCGCAG CTGCCCGGCTCTTGCAAAACATGGATGAGTCCGTGAAGCCTTGTGATAACTTTTACCAGTATGCCTGTGGGGGTTGGCTGGAGCGACATGTTATTCCGGAGACCAGTTCCCGTCACAGCGTCTTTGACATTCTGCGAGACAAGCTGGAGATTGTCCTCAAAG GTGTTCTCGAGACAGTCAGTGAAGAGGACAGAGATGCCATCAAGAAGGCCAAAATCCTTTACAGCTCCTGCATGAATGAAA GCCTCATAGAGCAGCGTGACTCGCAGCCCCTCCTGAAGCTCATTGAGAGTATCGGTGACTGGCCTGTGGCGTCAGAGGACTGGAACACCACCACAG aggAAGCCTGGAGCTTTGAGGACACACTGGCAACACTTACTGCTCATTTCCACAAGAAGGTTGTGCTGGAcatgtatgtgtggacggacgaCCGGGACTCTCAGCGCCATATTATCTAT ATTGACCAGCCCGGGCTTGGGATGCCATCTAGAGACTATTACTTCAATGATGGAAACTACAAAAAG GTTCGAGAGGCCTACCTACACTTCATGGTTTCCATTGCAAAGATAACCCGAGAGGACAGGAATTTGACTCAAGATGACGACCGAGTGTGGGAGGAAATGATGCAAGTGCTGGAGCTGGAGACAGACATCGCCAAT GCTACATCACCAGCAGAGGAACGCCAAGATGTCACCATTCTTTACAACAAGATGGCACTTGGTGAACTGCAGAGCACATACACCTTTAAT GGTTTCAACTGGACACGATTTATTCAAGGTGTGCTGTCGAGTGTGTCCATTGATGTCCAGTTGGACGAGGAGGTGGTCGTGTATAGCGCTCCCTATCTTGAGAAGATGAACGATGTTCTCTCCAGACACAGTATCAG AACTATGCAGAACTACCTCACCTGGCAACTCATCATTGACAGAGTTAACAGCTTGAGCCGCCACTTTAAAGATGCCAGAGCGCGATACAGAAAG ACTCTCTATGGGACCACTGTCGAGGATGCTTGGTGGCGAGAATGTGTGCGTTATGTCCAAAGCAGCATGGAGAACGCAGTGGGAGCTCTGTACGTGCGCGAGACTTTTGCAGGAGAAAGTAAACGAATG GTGAGTGACCTCATCAGCAAGATCCAAGCAGCGTACGTAGAAACACTGGAGGAGTTAAGCTGGATGGACACTCCCTCAAAGGAGAAGGCGAGAGAAAAg GCCATGGCAATCAAGGAACATATCGGCTATCCAGATCATATCCTGCAGGAGAGCAACCAAAAGCTTGACCAAGAGTATGCCCAT CTAAATTTCAGTGAAGAACACTACTTTGAGAACATCCTGGAGAACCTCAAGTCAGAAGCCCACAAGAGtctgaagaagctcagagagccTGTGGATCCTGACTT GTGGATCATTGGTGCTGCTGTGGTTAATGCATTCTACTCACCCAACAGAAATCAGATTG TGTTCCCTGCAGGAATCCTGCAGCCGCCGTTCTTTAGCAAGCATCAGCACCAAGCTCTTAACTTCGGCGGAATAGGGATGGTTATCGGACATGAGATCACGCATGGATTTGATGACAACG GGCGTAATTTTGACCAAGATGGTAATATGCTGAACTGGTGGAGTAATTACTCTGCTGAGCACTTCAAAGAGCAGTCGCAGTGCATGGTGCAACAATATGGCAACTTCAACTGGAAGCTAGCAGGCGGACAAAAT ATCAGTGGAATCAGCACTTTGGGGGAGAATATTGCAGACAATGGAGGGGTTCGTCAAGCATACCAG GCTTATCTTAAGTGGGTGGAGATGGAAGGTGAAGAGCCTCGTCTACCTGGTCTAGACATGGATCACaagcagcttttctttcttaACTTTGCCCAA GTATGGTGTGGTGCTTATCGGCCTGAGTATGCCAGCCAGTCCATTAAGACTGACTCACACAGTCCTTTAGAATACAG GGTCCTTGGATCGCTCCAGAATTTTGAAGCTTTCTCAGAAGCCTTTCAGTGCCAAAAAGGCAGTCCAATGAACCCTGAGCTGAAGTGTCGGGTCTGGTAG
- the mmel1 gene encoding membrane metallo-endopeptidase-like 1 isoform X2: MGKSESQMDIMEKSSKPGKRRWTVAEIGLSVLLLLVSCALAGLVVLYTSAMKEQSSRPSASRSSTGEGQLLRSNPSNVCTTADCVTAAARLLQNMDESVKPCDNFYQYACGGWLERHVIPETSSRHSVFDILRDKLEIVLKGVLETVSEEDRDAIKKAKILYSSCMNESLIEQRDSQPLLKLIESIGDWPVASEDWNTTTEEAWSFEDTLATLTAHFHKKVVLDMYVWTDDRDSQRHIIYIDQPGLGMPSRDYYFNDGNYKKVREAYLHFMVSIAKITREDRNLTQDDDRVWEEMMQVLELETDIANATSPAEERQDVTILYNKMALGELQSTYTFNGFNWTRFIQGVLSSVSIDVQLDEEVVVYSAPYLEKMNDVLSRHSIRTMQNYLTWQLIIDRVNSLSRHFKDARARYRKTLYGTTVEDAWWRECVRYVQSSMENAVGALYVRETFAGESKRMVSDLISKIQAAYVETLEELSWMDTPSKEKAREKAMAIKEHIGYPDHILQESNQKLDQEYAHLNFSEEHYFENILENLKSEAHKSLKKLREPVDPDLWIIGAAVVNAFYSPNRNQIVFPAGILQPPFFSKHQHQALNFGGIGMVIGHEITHGFDDNGRNFDQDGNMLNWWSNYSAEHFKEQSQCMVQQYGNFNWKLAGGQNISGISTLGENIADNGGVRQAYQAYLKWVEMEGEEPRLPGLDMDHKQLFFLNFAQVWCGAYRPEYASQSIKTDSHSPLEYRVLGSLQNFEAFSEAFQCQKGSPMNPELKCRVW; encoded by the exons ATGGGAAAATCCGAAAGCCAAATGGATATCATGGAGAAATCAAGTAAACCCGGAAAGCGTCGCTGGACTGTTGCGGAAATCGGTCTGTCTGTGCTGCTCCTGTTAGTCAGCTGTGCCTTGGCCGGGCTTGTAGTCCTCTACACATCAGCTATGAAAG AACAATCAAGCAGGCCGAGCGCGTCCAGGAGCTCAACAGGTGAGG GCCAGCTGTTACGCTCCAACCCCAGCAATGTGTGTACAACTGCAGACTGTGTTACCGCAG CTGCCCGGCTCTTGCAAAACATGGATGAGTCCGTGAAGCCTTGTGATAACTTTTACCAGTATGCCTGTGGGGGTTGGCTGGAGCGACATGTTATTCCGGAGACCAGTTCCCGTCACAGCGTCTTTGACATTCTGCGAGACAAGCTGGAGATTGTCCTCAAAG GTGTTCTCGAGACAGTCAGTGAAGAGGACAGAGATGCCATCAAGAAGGCCAAAATCCTTTACAGCTCCTGCATGAATGAAA GCCTCATAGAGCAGCGTGACTCGCAGCCCCTCCTGAAGCTCATTGAGAGTATCGGTGACTGGCCTGTGGCGTCAGAGGACTGGAACACCACCACAG aggAAGCCTGGAGCTTTGAGGACACACTGGCAACACTTACTGCTCATTTCCACAAGAAGGTTGTGCTGGAcatgtatgtgtggacggacgaCCGGGACTCTCAGCGCCATATTATCTAT ATTGACCAGCCCGGGCTTGGGATGCCATCTAGAGACTATTACTTCAATGATGGAAACTACAAAAAG GTTCGAGAGGCCTACCTACACTTCATGGTTTCCATTGCAAAGATAACCCGAGAGGACAGGAATTTGACTCAAGATGACGACCGAGTGTGGGAGGAAATGATGCAAGTGCTGGAGCTGGAGACAGACATCGCCAAT GCTACATCACCAGCAGAGGAACGCCAAGATGTCACCATTCTTTACAACAAGATGGCACTTGGTGAACTGCAGAGCACATACACCTTTAAT GGTTTCAACTGGACACGATTTATTCAAGGTGTGCTGTCGAGTGTGTCCATTGATGTCCAGTTGGACGAGGAGGTGGTCGTGTATAGCGCTCCCTATCTTGAGAAGATGAACGATGTTCTCTCCAGACACAGTATCAG AACTATGCAGAACTACCTCACCTGGCAACTCATCATTGACAGAGTTAACAGCTTGAGCCGCCACTTTAAAGATGCCAGAGCGCGATACAGAAAG ACTCTCTATGGGACCACTGTCGAGGATGCTTGGTGGCGAGAATGTGTGCGTTATGTCCAAAGCAGCATGGAGAACGCAGTGGGAGCTCTGTACGTGCGCGAGACTTTTGCAGGAGAAAGTAAACGAATG GTGAGTGACCTCATCAGCAAGATCCAAGCAGCGTACGTAGAAACACTGGAGGAGTTAAGCTGGATGGACACTCCCTCAAAGGAGAAGGCGAGAGAAAAg GCCATGGCAATCAAGGAACATATCGGCTATCCAGATCATATCCTGCAGGAGAGCAACCAAAAGCTTGACCAAGAGTATGCCCAT CTAAATTTCAGTGAAGAACACTACTTTGAGAACATCCTGGAGAACCTCAAGTCAGAAGCCCACAAGAGtctgaagaagctcagagagccTGTGGATCCTGACTT GTGGATCATTGGTGCTGCTGTGGTTAATGCATTCTACTCACCCAACAGAAATCAGATTG TGTTCCCTGCAGGAATCCTGCAGCCGCCGTTCTTTAGCAAGCATCAGCACCAAGCTCTTAACTTCGGCGGAATAGGGATGGTTATCGGACATGAGATCACGCATGGATTTGATGACAACG GGCGTAATTTTGACCAAGATGGTAATATGCTGAACTGGTGGAGTAATTACTCTGCTGAGCACTTCAAAGAGCAGTCGCAGTGCATGGTGCAACAATATGGCAACTTCAACTGGAAGCTAGCAGGCGGACAAAAT ATCAGTGGAATCAGCACTTTGGGGGAGAATATTGCAGACAATGGAGGGGTTCGTCAAGCATACCAG GCTTATCTTAAGTGGGTGGAGATGGAAGGTGAAGAGCCTCGTCTACCTGGTCTAGACATGGATCACaagcagcttttctttcttaACTTTGCCCAA GTATGGTGTGGTGCTTATCGGCCTGAGTATGCCAGCCAGTCCATTAAGACTGACTCACACAGTCCTTTAGAATACAG GGTCCTTGGATCGCTCCAGAATTTTGAAGCTTTCTCAGAAGCCTTTCAGTGCCAAAAAGGCAGTCCAATGAACCCTGAGCTGAAGTGTCGGGTCTGGTAG
- the prxl2b gene encoding prostamide/prostaglandin F synthase, with protein sequence MASVDLAKVGKNLLKSDESEEKVELQSLWQDQPVVLFFLRRFGCQVCRWTASEISKLEPDLRANGVALVGVGPEEFGLQEFKQGGFLKGPLYVDEQKKCYKDLGFKRYNALSVVPAALGKKVRDVAAKASAEGIQGNFSGDLLQSGGMVIVAKGGEKVLLHFIQDSPGDYLPLEEITKALGISATVKEGQRPVCNDDVCTR encoded by the exons ATGGCGTCAGTCGACCTTGCTAAAGTTGGAAAAAACTTACTGAAGAGCGATGAAAGCGAGGAG AAAGTAGAGCTCCAGTCTCTGTGGCAGGACCAGCCCGTGgtcctcttcttcctgcgcaggTTTGGCTGTCAGGTATGTCGGTGGACGGCATCAGAGATCAGCAAACTGGAGCCAGACCTGAGGGCCAACGGGGTAGCGCTAGTGGGAGTCGGACCAGAAGAATTTGGGCTCCAGGAGTTCAAGCAAGGAGGCTTTTTAAAAGGAC cCCTTTATGTGGATGAACAAAAGAAATGCTACAAGGATCTGGGCTTCAAACG GTACAACGCTTTAAGTGTGGTTCCTGCAGCATTGGGGAAAAAAGTACGAGATGTAGCAGCAAAG gCCAGCGCTGAAGGAATCCAGGGAAACTTCTCAGGAGATCTGCTCCAGAGTGGAGGCATGGTCATTGTGGCCAAAG GTGGAGAAAAGGTCCTACTGCACTTTATCCAAGATTCACCAGGAGACTACCTGCCTTTGGAGGAGATTACCAAGGCTCTGGGTATCTCAGCCACAGTAAAAGAAGGACAGAGGCCAGTG TGCAACGATGATGTTTGTACACGATGA